From one Streptomyces sp. N50 genomic stretch:
- a CDS encoding glycoside hydrolase family 3 protein has protein sequence MPRTALLVSTALCAALLSPAAVSQAAAAADPAPTPVDRFEGEVPFASQPAEGIFAWGGDTDDPPQLALTARPDAPEGAKVLSGTYDISGYGGFTHDYAATEPGHDWSAHQGIRFWWDGQNNGKSTNFEIKDGGANGEASELWTTSFTDNFTGWKQIEIPFTNFVYRTDYQPVGGIDHVLGLTQMWGYAVTLPVGVKGQFAMDDVELYGKADQSLRASVTTDSAVYPVKEGGTAAVKVTVSTTGAVPLDDPVTVAYTSDGGTATSGKDYTPVSGTLTFPAGTASGATQTVKVRTLKDKSAENAETIPLKLTVTGAKAPTENPQVVVDAHGLPYLDSKLPIKKRVADLVKRMSLEEKAGQMTQAERGGIGTGADIATYDLGSLLSGGGSTPTPNTAAAWAKMIDSFQLRAQATRFQIPLIYGVDAVHGHNNLAGATIMPHNIGIGATRDPQLAEKTGAVTASEVRSTGVPWDFAPCLCVTRDERWGRSYESFGEDPALVQSMETMIQGLQGAANGKQLKDDDKVLATAKHFVGDGGTAYGSSTTGTYTIDQGVTTVTRQQLEAIHLAPYQTAVDRGIGTVMPSYSSLDIVGDGLGPVKMHARADMINGVLKKRMGFDGFVISDWNAIDQLPGDYASHVDTAVNAGVDMMMVPYSYKDFSSTLIAEVKAGHVTEKRIDDAVSRILTQKFKLGLFEKPYADTSNASKIGSTSHRAVARQAAAESQVLLKNAGGVLPLKKNQKVYVAGSNADDLGNQTGGWTITWQGASGTNTTGTTILQGMKNAGGNVTYSKDASASTSGYDVGVVVVGETPYAEGVGDVGNGNDLTLTPADQAAVDKVCAAMKCAVLIVSGRPQLIGDRLPKIDALVASWLPGTEGDGVADVLYGKRSFTGQLPVTWPKSEAQLPINVGDTSYDPQFPYGWGLTTVTKAPTGGAATLRTLEAAAAHARSAATGKALVTKARLLVQAKVGQNITAAVSKPFADADHLLLTGKYAAAVKKLEEAYKAA, from the coding sequence ATGCCAAGAACCGCCCTGCTCGTTTCCACCGCCCTGTGCGCCGCGCTGCTGTCACCGGCGGCCGTCTCCCAGGCGGCCGCCGCCGCCGATCCAGCGCCCACCCCCGTCGACCGCTTCGAGGGCGAGGTGCCCTTCGCGAGCCAGCCCGCCGAGGGCATCTTCGCCTGGGGCGGTGACACCGACGACCCGCCCCAACTCGCCCTGACCGCGAGACCGGACGCCCCCGAGGGCGCGAAGGTTCTTTCCGGCACGTACGACATCAGCGGCTACGGCGGCTTCACCCACGACTACGCCGCGACCGAACCCGGCCACGACTGGTCCGCCCACCAGGGCATCCGCTTCTGGTGGGACGGTCAGAACAACGGCAAGTCCACCAACTTCGAGATCAAGGACGGCGGCGCGAACGGCGAGGCCTCCGAGCTGTGGACGACGTCCTTCACGGACAATTTCACGGGCTGGAAGCAGATCGAGATCCCGTTCACGAACTTCGTCTACCGCACGGACTACCAGCCCGTCGGCGGCATCGACCACGTCCTCGGCCTGACCCAGATGTGGGGCTACGCGGTCACGCTCCCCGTCGGCGTCAAGGGCCAGTTCGCCATGGACGACGTCGAGTTGTACGGCAAGGCCGACCAGTCCCTGCGCGCCTCCGTCACCACCGACTCGGCCGTCTACCCGGTCAAGGAGGGCGGTACGGCCGCGGTCAAGGTCACCGTCTCCACCACCGGCGCCGTCCCGCTGGACGACCCGGTGACCGTCGCCTACACGTCCGACGGCGGCACCGCCACCTCCGGCAAGGACTACACCCCGGTCTCCGGCACGCTCACCTTCCCGGCGGGCACCGCGTCCGGCGCCACCCAGACCGTCAAGGTCCGCACGCTGAAGGACAAGTCGGCCGAGAACGCCGAGACGATCCCGCTGAAGCTCACGGTCACCGGCGCCAAGGCCCCGACCGAGAATCCGCAGGTCGTCGTCGACGCGCACGGACTGCCGTACCTGGACAGCAAGTTGCCGATCAAGAAGCGCGTCGCCGACCTCGTCAAGCGCATGTCGCTGGAGGAGAAGGCCGGGCAGATGACCCAGGCCGAGCGCGGTGGCATCGGCACGGGCGCCGACATCGCCACCTACGACCTCGGCTCGCTGCTCTCCGGCGGTGGCTCGACCCCGACGCCCAACACGGCGGCGGCCTGGGCGAAGATGATCGACTCGTTCCAACTCCGCGCGCAGGCAACCCGGTTCCAGATCCCGCTGATCTACGGCGTCGACGCGGTGCACGGCCACAACAACCTGGCCGGCGCCACGATCATGCCGCACAACATCGGCATCGGCGCCACCCGCGACCCCCAACTCGCCGAGAAGACCGGTGCGGTGACGGCCAGTGAGGTCCGCTCGACCGGCGTCCCGTGGGACTTCGCACCCTGCCTCTGCGTCACCCGTGACGAACGCTGGGGCCGCTCCTACGAGTCCTTCGGTGAGGACCCGGCACTGGTCCAGTCGATGGAGACGATGATCCAGGGTCTCCAAGGCGCCGCGAACGGCAAGCAGTTGAAGGACGACGACAAGGTCCTGGCCACCGCCAAGCACTTCGTCGGCGACGGCGGCACCGCGTACGGCTCGTCCACGACGGGCACGTACACGATCGACCAGGGTGTCACCACGGTCACCCGGCAGCAGCTGGAAGCCATCCATCTCGCCCCGTACCAGACGGCGGTCGACCGGGGCATCGGCACGGTCATGCCGTCCTACTCCTCGCTCGACATCGTCGGCGACGGTCTCGGCCCGGTGAAGATGCACGCCCGCGCCGACATGATCAACGGCGTCCTCAAGAAGCGCATGGGCTTCGACGGCTTCGTCATCAGCGACTGGAACGCCATCGACCAACTCCCCGGCGACTACGCCTCGCACGTCGACACGGCGGTCAACGCGGGCGTCGACATGATGATGGTCCCGTACAGCTACAAGGACTTCAGCTCGACGCTCATCGCCGAGGTGAAGGCGGGCCACGTCACCGAGAAGCGGATCGACGACGCCGTCTCCCGCATCCTCACCCAGAAGTTCAAGCTCGGCCTCTTCGAGAAGCCGTACGCCGACACCAGCAACGCCTCGAAGATCGGCTCGACTTCACACCGGGCCGTGGCGCGGCAGGCGGCGGCCGAGTCGCAGGTGCTGCTGAAGAACGCGGGTGGCGTGCTGCCGCTGAAGAAGAACCAGAAGGTCTACGTCGCCGGTTCCAACGCCGACGACCTCGGCAACCAGACCGGCGGCTGGACCATCACCTGGCAGGGCGCGTCCGGCACGAACACCACCGGCACGACGATCCTCCAGGGGATGAAGAACGCCGGGGGCAATGTCACGTACTCGAAGGACGCGTCCGCCTCGACCAGCGGTTATGACGTGGGGGTGGTCGTCGTCGGCGAGACGCCTTACGCCGAGGGCGTCGGTGACGTGGGCAATGGCAACGACCTGACCCTCACCCCGGCCGACCAGGCAGCTGTCGACAAGGTGTGCGCGGCGATGAAGTGCGCGGTGCTGATCGTCTCCGGGCGACCGCAGCTGATCGGGGACCGACTCCCCAAGATCGACGCCCTGGTGGCCTCCTGGCTGCCCGGCACCGAGGGCGACGGCGTGGCCGACGTGCTCTACGGCAAGCGGTCCTTCACCGGTCAACTCCCGGTCACCTGGCCGAAGTCGGAGGCCCAGCTGCCGATCAACGTCGGTGACACGTCGTACGATCCGCAGTTCCCGTACGGCTGGGGTCTGACGACGGTGACGAAGGCGCCGACGGGTGGCGCGGCCACGCTGAGGACGCTGGAGGCCGCGGCGGCGCACGCCAGGTCGGCGGCGACCGGCAAGGCGCTCGTCACCAAGGCGCGGCTGCTCGTGCAGGCGAAGGTGGGCCAGAACATCACGGCGGCGGTGTCGAAGCCGTTCGCCGACGCGGATCACCTGCTGCTGACCGGCAAGTACGCAGCGGCTGTGAAGAAGTTGGAGGAGGCGTACAAGGCGGCGTAG
- a CDS encoding HAMP domain-containing sensor histidine kinase → MSVRLKLTLSYAGFLMVAGALLLTAVWLFLLRYVPNRAMLINPDDRPSDGVFPVRSALLEVFAPRAAAVLAFLLLFGLVGGWILAGRMLAPLTRITEATRTATHGSLSHRIQLPGRTDEFRELADAFDTMLARLEAHVTEQRRFAANASHELRTPLAISKTLLDLARADPDQDTGEIIDRLHAVNTRAIDATEALLLLSRANQWSITREPVDLSLLAEEATETLLPLAEKHGVTIETDGDITPTRGSQALLLQLTTNLVQNAIVHNLPDRGTVWVTTAVRPRSVVLTVENTGAPLTPHQVSTLTEPFQRGTERLHTDHAGVGLGLAIVKTITGAHDGTLTLTPRPDGGLRVTVELPARTN, encoded by the coding sequence ATGAGTGTCCGTCTCAAACTCACCCTCAGCTACGCCGGGTTCCTCATGGTGGCGGGCGCCCTGCTGCTCACGGCGGTGTGGCTGTTCCTCCTCCGCTACGTCCCCAACCGCGCGATGCTCATCAACCCCGACGACCGGCCCTCGGACGGGGTCTTCCCCGTCCGCTCCGCCCTCCTGGAGGTCTTCGCGCCGCGGGCGGCCGCCGTCCTCGCGTTCCTGCTGCTGTTCGGCCTCGTGGGCGGGTGGATCCTCGCCGGGCGGATGCTCGCCCCGCTGACCCGCATCACGGAGGCCACCCGCACGGCCACGCACGGCTCGCTCTCCCACCGCATCCAACTCCCGGGCCGCACCGACGAGTTCCGCGAACTCGCCGACGCCTTCGACACGATGCTCGCCCGGCTCGAAGCCCACGTCACCGAACAGCGGCGCTTCGCGGCCAACGCCTCCCACGAACTGCGCACCCCGCTCGCGATCTCGAAGACCCTGCTCGACCTGGCCCGCGCCGACCCGGACCAGGACACCGGCGAGATCATCGACCGCCTCCACGCCGTCAACACCCGGGCGATCGACGCCACCGAGGCCCTGCTCCTGCTCAGCCGCGCCAACCAGTGGTCCATCACCCGCGAACCCGTCGACCTCTCCCTCCTCGCGGAAGAGGCCACCGAGACGCTCCTCCCCCTCGCGGAGAAACACGGCGTCACGATCGAGACCGACGGCGACATCACCCCCACCCGCGGCTCCCAGGCCCTCCTGCTCCAGCTCACCACGAACCTCGTGCAGAACGCGATCGTCCACAACCTCCCCGACCGGGGCACCGTCTGGGTGACCACCGCCGTCCGCCCCAGGTCCGTCGTCCTCACGGTGGAGAACACCGGCGCCCCGCTCACCCCGCACCAGGTCTCGACCCTCACCGAGCCCTTCCAGCGCGGCACCGAACGCCTCCACACCGACCACGCGGGAGTGGGCCTCGGCCTGGCGATCGTCAAGACCATCACCGGCGCCCACGACGGCACCCTCACCCTGACCCCGCGCCCGGACGGCGGCCTCCGCGTCACGGTGGAACTGCCCGCCCGGACCAACTAG
- a CDS encoding response regulator transcription factor: protein MRVLIVEDEPYLAEAIRDGLRLAAIAADIAGDGNTALELLSVNAYDIAVLDRDIPGPSGDEVARRIVASGSGMPILMLTAADRLDDKTSGFELGADDYLTKPFELQELALRLRALDRRRAHNRPPVRELAGLRVDPFRREVYRDGRYVALTRKQFAVLDVLVTAEGGVVSAEELLERAWDENADPFTNAVRITVSALRKRLGEPWIIATVAGVGYRIAVQPHEGVDRG from the coding sequence ATGCGTGTGCTGATCGTCGAGGACGAGCCCTACCTGGCGGAGGCCATCCGCGACGGCCTGCGCCTGGCCGCGATCGCCGCCGACATCGCGGGGGACGGGAACACCGCGCTGGAGCTGCTGAGCGTCAACGCCTACGACATCGCCGTTCTCGACCGCGACATCCCCGGCCCCTCCGGAGACGAGGTCGCCCGCCGCATCGTCGCGTCCGGCAGCGGGATGCCGATCCTCATGCTCACCGCCGCCGACCGCCTCGACGACAAGACCAGCGGGTTCGAACTCGGCGCCGACGACTACCTCACGAAGCCCTTCGAACTCCAGGAACTCGCGCTCCGGCTCCGGGCGTTGGACCGCAGACGCGCCCACAACCGGCCGCCCGTACGGGAGTTGGCGGGCCTGCGCGTCGACCCGTTCCGCAGGGAGGTCTACCGTGACGGCCGCTATGTCGCCCTGACCAGAAAGCAGTTCGCCGTGCTGGACGTCCTCGTCACCGCCGAGGGCGGAGTCGTCAGCGCCGAGGAACTCCTGGAGCGGGCCTGGGACGAGAACGCCGACCCGTTCACCAACGCCGTACGCATCACCGTCTCGGCGCTGCGCAAGCGGCTCGGCGAACCCTGGATCATCGCCACGGTGGCGGGCGTCGGCTACCGCATCGCCGTACAGCCGCACGAGGGGGTGGATCGTGGATAG
- a CDS encoding endonuclease/exonuclease/phosphatase family protein, translated as MPFERVRLERVRLEPWKRRPELAALALLLGLLMMLHSHIPNIAGVGSLVESLLPWFGVYVPVLLAGALWRRSPSAVVALVLPVTVWLSLFGGLLTDKSHPGGDLTVVSHNVGAGNSDPSGTARQLALSGADLVALEELTDQARGTYEKGLAKAYPYHEVRGTVGLWSRLPLSDTRPVDVVQGDVGPLARTKPPESAAEAAAEVRALRTTVATEHGPLAVYVAHLGSVRVMPSQGFWTDSRDFGARALTKAVAAEPNQRMLLLGDLNGTTDDRAFHGLTSRLTSAQETAGNGFGFTWPAAFPIARIDQILVRGVRARSSWVLPETGSDHLPVGARVSW; from the coding sequence ATTCCTTTCGAACGGGTTCGTCTCGAACGGGTTCGTCTCGAACCCTGGAAACGTCGCCCGGAGCTCGCGGCGCTGGCCCTGCTGCTCGGCTTGCTGATGATGCTGCACTCCCACATTCCGAACATCGCGGGAGTCGGCAGCCTGGTGGAGAGCCTCCTGCCGTGGTTCGGCGTCTACGTGCCGGTGCTGCTGGCCGGGGCGCTGTGGCGCCGGTCCCCCTCCGCCGTGGTCGCGCTGGTGTTGCCGGTCACGGTGTGGCTGAGCCTCTTCGGCGGGCTGCTCACCGACAAGTCCCACCCCGGCGGCGACCTCACCGTCGTCAGCCACAACGTCGGCGCCGGCAACTCCGACCCGTCCGGCACCGCCCGCCAACTGGCGCTCTCCGGCGCGGACTTGGTGGCGTTGGAGGAGCTGACCGACCAGGCCCGGGGCACGTACGAGAAGGGGCTCGCGAAGGCGTACCCGTACCACGAGGTGCGGGGCACGGTCGGGCTGTGGAGCAGGCTGCCGCTGTCGGACACGCGGCCCGTCGACGTCGTACAGGGAGATGTCGGACCGCTGGCGAGGACCAAGCCGCCCGAGTCGGCGGCGGAGGCGGCGGCCGAGGTCCGGGCGCTGCGCACGACGGTGGCCACGGAGCACGGGCCGCTGGCGGTGTACGTGGCGCACCTGGGTTCCGTGCGGGTCATGCCCAGCCAGGGATTCTGGACGGACTCCCGCGACTTCGGCGCCCGCGCGCTCACCAAGGCCGTCGCCGCCGAACCGAACCAACGGATGCTCCTGCTCGGCGACCTGAACGGCACCACGGACGACCGTGCGTTCCACGGCCTGACGTCGCGGCTGACCTCGGCCCAGGAGACGGCCGGGAACGGCTTCGGGTTCACCTGGCCCGCGGCTTTCCCGATCGCTCGCATCGACCAGATTCTGGTACGGGGGGTGCGGGCGCGGAGTTCGTGGGTGCTGCCCGAGACCGGGAGCGATCACCTGCCGGTGGGGGCGCGGGTCAGCTGGTGA
- a CDS encoding MarR family winged helix-turn-helix transcriptional regulator — MDHLSEAARIRRGVVRLNRRLRQERSNEAGLTPNQLIVLGHLHRHGSATPGEVAATERQRPQSLTRVFAELEAEGLIARAPDPVDRRQSVLTLTAKGHRSLNQDMAERDVWLAEALASLSATERGVLELASALMERLADAAGEAGKA, encoded by the coding sequence ATGGATCATCTCTCCGAGGCCGCCCGCATCCGTCGTGGCGTCGTACGGCTGAACCGGCGGCTGCGGCAGGAACGCAGCAACGAGGCCGGACTCACCCCGAACCAGCTGATCGTCCTCGGACACCTGCACCGGCACGGGTCGGCGACCCCCGGCGAGGTCGCTGCGACCGAGCGGCAGAGGCCGCAGTCCCTCACCCGCGTCTTCGCCGAGCTGGAGGCGGAAGGGTTGATCGCGCGTGCGCCGGACCCGGTGGATCGGCGCCAGTCCGTCCTCACGCTCACGGCGAAGGGACACCGGTCGCTGAACCAGGACATGGCAGAGCGGGATGTGTGGCTGGCGGAGGCGTTGGCTTCGTTGAGTGCGACGGAGCGCGGGGTGCTGGAGCTGGCATCGGCCTTGATGGAGCGGCTGGCGGACGCGGCCGGGGAGGCGGGAAAGGCCTGA
- a CDS encoding FUSC family protein produces the protein MTAKLIRNAYEAALTMTAVLLSWGMALWLEGAEGLHTDVLVLAVALTLTLSSSQRTADTRRRLTALVLLPVTAGASIFVGRLLAAHYVLGATVYTAGMALAIWIRRYGPVATKAGTLLALPLVALLVVPGPALPSKAQSGLVTWGWSALVGALACAGVWLVQGLGDRFGPRQWREESAPEQPPRRSRLHPRPSTRMALQMAAGIAAAFILGRLFFDDHWPWVVLTAYVAASGNRGRTDVLRKGLERLAGATVGTLLAAGVALVGVTGHTAVALMFAVLAVALWLRPLNYAYWAAGMTCALSLLLGYFGQDALSLLPTRLEGIAVGAVLSVASAWWLLPVPRVRRRQPVLGTTSPVS, from the coding sequence GTGACCGCCAAACTAATACGCAACGCGTACGAAGCGGCCCTGACGATGACCGCCGTGCTGCTCAGCTGGGGCATGGCCCTCTGGCTGGAGGGCGCCGAAGGGCTCCACACCGACGTGCTGGTCCTCGCGGTCGCCCTGACCCTCACCCTGTCCTCCAGCCAACGCACCGCCGACACCCGCCGCCGCCTCACCGCCCTCGTCCTGCTGCCCGTCACGGCCGGCGCCTCGATCTTCGTCGGCCGACTCCTCGCCGCCCACTACGTGCTCGGTGCCACCGTCTACACGGCGGGCATGGCGCTGGCGATCTGGATCCGCCGCTACGGCCCCGTCGCCACGAAGGCCGGCACCCTGCTGGCGCTTCCTCTCGTGGCCCTCCTCGTCGTACCCGGCCCCGCACTGCCGTCCAAGGCGCAGAGCGGGCTGGTGACTTGGGGCTGGTCGGCGTTGGTCGGGGCGCTGGCGTGTGCCGGGGTCTGGCTGGTGCAGGGGCTGGGCGACCGGTTCGGGCCCCGGCAGTGGCGCGAGGAATCCGCCCCCGAACAACCCCCGCGCCGCTCCCGCCTCCACCCCCGCCCCAGCACCCGTATGGCCCTCCAGATGGCGGCCGGGATCGCCGCCGCGTTCATCCTGGGGCGGCTGTTCTTCGACGACCACTGGCCATGGGTCGTCCTCACCGCGTACGTCGCCGCGAGCGGCAACCGCGGCCGAACGGACGTACTCCGCAAGGGACTTGAACGCCTCGCCGGAGCCACGGTCGGCACGCTGCTGGCTGCTGGAGTCGCGCTGGTCGGCGTCACCGGCCACACGGCTGTGGCGCTGATGTTCGCCGTCCTCGCCGTGGCGTTGTGGCTGCGCCCCCTCAACTACGCCTACTGGGCCGCCGGAATGACCTGCGCGCTCTCCCTCCTCCTCGGCTACTTCGGCCAGGACGCCCTGAGCCTGTTGCCCACGCGGCTCGAAGGGATCGCGGTCGGGGCGGTGTTGTCGGTGGCGTCGGCGTGGTGGCTGCTGCCGGTGCCGCGCGTCCGCCGCCGTCAGCCAGTTCTCGGCACGACAAGTCCCGTCTCGTAG
- a CDS encoding response regulator — translation MSIRIVVADDHEIVRFGYAGILATQADFTVVGTARDGAEAVRVCREESPDVVLMDVRMPVMDGIEATARLQNGPATPRVLVLTTFDLDEHVYDALAAGASGFLLKDVTAERLFEAVRVVAAGEALLAPGITRRLIAEFARMRPKAPAQGKLDVLTPRETDVLRLLAEGLSNPELAERLHVGEETVKTHVSRILSKLGLRDRTQAVVMAYETGLVVPRTG, via the coding sequence ATGAGCATCCGGATCGTCGTCGCCGACGACCACGAGATCGTCCGGTTCGGATACGCCGGAATCCTCGCGACCCAGGCCGACTTCACGGTCGTCGGCACGGCCCGCGACGGCGCGGAGGCGGTACGCGTCTGCCGCGAGGAATCGCCCGACGTGGTGCTGATGGACGTACGCATGCCGGTCATGGACGGCATCGAGGCCACCGCGCGACTCCAGAACGGCCCTGCCACACCAAGGGTGTTGGTGCTGACGACCTTCGACCTCGACGAGCATGTCTACGACGCGCTCGCGGCCGGTGCCAGCGGGTTCCTGCTGAAGGACGTGACCGCGGAACGGCTCTTCGAGGCGGTACGGGTGGTCGCCGCGGGTGAGGCGTTGCTCGCGCCCGGGATCACGCGGCGGCTGATCGCCGAGTTCGCGCGGATGCGGCCGAAGGCGCCCGCGCAGGGGAAGTTGGACGTCCTCACCCCACGCGAGACCGACGTCCTGCGGCTGCTCGCGGAGGGGCTGTCCAACCCCGAGCTCGCCGAACGGCTGCACGTGGGCGAGGAGACCGTGAAGACACACGTCAGCCGGATCCTGTCGAAGCTGGGGCTGCGCGACCGTACACAGGCCGTGGTGATGGCCTACGAGACGGGACTTGTCGTGCCGAGAACTGGCTGA
- a CDS encoding sensor histidine kinase, producing the protein MLSLSEVLVRSADLAGGFAALLLLALASTLPLAFVLGTGRLARSCAALALSLACVLSLVPFGGLTVGGVVAQLVCVYVLGRAGATRLGGLLVLPYVVIALGSHEELTRIVAVLVATLASAAAATGIAHHVRSTAQAHSATEQAFADTLLEHAARGERARIARELHDVVAHHISMIAVQAETARLTTPGLPTEGATRLLAIGDTARTALTEMRRLLGVLREDADTGIQRRPQPGLAQLMDLVDESRDAAGSRTRLIVSGPITPLDPGIEVTAYRIVQEALTNARRHAPGAAVDVELRYGDQDLALRVRDNGPGSTADLPALSGHGLLGMRERAATVGGTLRTGPAPGGGFVVEARLPVKPEDEAVALP; encoded by the coding sequence ATGCTCTCGCTCTCCGAAGTCCTCGTCCGCAGCGCCGACTTGGCCGGCGGCTTTGCCGCCCTGCTGCTGCTCGCCCTCGCCTCCACCCTCCCTCTCGCCTTCGTCCTCGGCACCGGGCGCCTCGCGCGGAGCTGCGCGGCCCTCGCGCTCAGCCTCGCCTGCGTGCTCTCCCTCGTGCCCTTCGGAGGGCTCACCGTCGGCGGGGTCGTGGCCCAACTGGTGTGCGTGTACGTGCTGGGCCGCGCCGGAGCCACCCGCCTCGGCGGACTGCTCGTCCTCCCCTACGTCGTGATCGCCCTCGGCAGTCACGAGGAACTGACCCGGATCGTCGCCGTCCTCGTCGCCACCCTCGCCTCCGCCGCCGCGGCCACCGGCATCGCCCACCACGTCCGCAGCACGGCCCAGGCCCACAGCGCGACCGAACAGGCCTTCGCGGACACCCTCCTCGAACACGCCGCCCGGGGTGAACGGGCGCGTATCGCACGGGAGTTGCACGACGTCGTCGCGCATCACATCTCGATGATCGCCGTCCAGGCCGAGACCGCCCGCCTCACCACCCCTGGCCTCCCGACCGAGGGCGCCACCCGCCTCCTCGCCATCGGCGACACCGCGCGCACCGCCCTCACCGAGATGCGGCGGCTGCTGGGCGTGCTGCGGGAGGACGCCGACACGGGCATCCAACGCCGCCCCCAGCCCGGCCTCGCCCAACTCATGGACCTGGTCGACGAGTCACGCGACGCGGCCGGTTCCCGCACCCGCCTCATCGTCAGCGGCCCCATCACCCCACTTGACCCCGGCATCGAGGTCACCGCGTACCGGATCGTCCAGGAGGCCCTCACCAACGCCCGCAGGCACGCGCCGGGCGCGGCGGTGGACGTAGAACTCCGTTACGGGGACCAGGACTTGGCGCTGCGGGTGCGCGACAACGGGCCGGGGTCCACCGCCGACCTCCCAGCCCTCTCCGGTCACGGTCTGCTCGGCATGCGTGAGCGGGCCGCGACGGTCGGCGGCACCCTGCGCACCGGGCCCGCGCCCGGAGGCGGATTCGTCGTCGAGGCGCGACTGCCCGTCAAGCCGGAGGATGAGGCGGTGGCGCTGCCATGA
- a CDS encoding ABC transporter ATP-binding protein, which yields MSHATDATIEVRDLRKRFGRTLAVDGLSFTVEPGTVTGFVGPNGAGKSTTMRALLGLDALDGGQALIGGRPYHALRTPLLEVGALLDAAALHPSRRGRDHLRWLAHSHGLSMRRVDEVLEQVGMEEASRRRANGYSLGMRQRLGMAVALLGDPPVLLLDEPVNGLDPEGIQWIRGLLRHLAAEGRAILVSSHLMSELEDTADHLVVIGRGRLIADTAVADLLAAASGDRVRLRTSSRTEAMELLAREGGTVAVNDRDTLTVTGLPAERIVELLAASKVPFAEVGAHRATLEEAYMELTRDAVEFTSTPAEEADEVTR from the coding sequence ATGAGTCACGCAACCGACGCAACCATCGAAGTCCGGGACCTGCGCAAGCGGTTCGGACGGACGCTCGCGGTCGACGGGCTGTCGTTCACGGTCGAGCCCGGCACGGTGACCGGGTTCGTCGGTCCCAACGGGGCGGGGAAGTCCACCACCATGCGGGCCCTTCTGGGGCTGGACGCCCTCGACGGGGGACAGGCGCTGATCGGCGGCCGTCCCTATCACGCCCTGCGCACCCCCTTGTTGGAGGTCGGTGCCCTCCTCGATGCCGCCGCCCTGCACCCCAGCCGCCGGGGGCGCGACCACCTCCGCTGGCTGGCCCACTCCCACGGGCTGTCGATGCGGCGCGTGGACGAGGTGCTCGAACAGGTCGGCATGGAGGAGGCGTCCCGGAGGAGAGCGAATGGTTACTCCCTCGGTATGCGCCAACGCCTGGGCATGGCCGTCGCGTTGCTCGGGGACCCTCCGGTGCTGCTCCTCGACGAACCCGTCAACGGCCTTGATCCAGAAGGGATCCAGTGGATCCGCGGCCTCCTCCGGCACCTCGCCGCCGAAGGCCGGGCGATCCTCGTCTCCAGCCACCTGATGAGCGAACTCGAAGACACCGCCGACCACTTGGTCGTCATCGGCCGGGGGCGGCTGATCGCCGACACGGCCGTGGCCGACCTCCTCGCGGCGGCCTCCGGCGACCGGGTACGGCTGCGCACGAGCAGTCGTACGGAGGCGATGGAACTGCTGGCCCGGGAGGGCGGGACGGTGGCCGTCAACGACCGCGACACTCTGACCGTCACGGGCTTGCCCGCCGAACGGATCGTGGAACTGCTTGCCGCGTCCAAGGTCCCCTTCGCCGAAGTGGGCGCGCACCGGGCGACGTTGGAGGAGGCCTACATGGAACTCACCAGGGACGCGGTCGAGTTCACGTCCACGCCCGCCGAGGAAGCGGACGAGGTGACCCGGTGA